One Drosophila santomea strain STO CAGO 1482 chromosome X, Prin_Dsan_1.1, whole genome shotgun sequence DNA segment encodes these proteins:
- the LOC120455449 gene encoding pneumococcal serine-rich repeat protein isoform X5, producing MNKNKSTIETARNKKKMKYFQNSFRKSRIGDGASDPDSDWTRSNQRWMKLRTTVQISSAIQKKPPLKREDSFLKRFSTRQIPETQETVEDTGSESASGDVDKSVKRRRRYLQKRRSVVNPDENFYFYWLMMLTVCVLYNLWTLIVRQSFPELQQSVPTFWLICDSMTDVVFILDIIVQLRTGYLEQGLMVYDDRKLACHYVHSRDFIFDMIALIPLDLLQLKMGTHPLLRFTRFFKVYRSVRFYYIVESRTVWPNLWRVVNLIHILLILAHWFGCFYFLLSEAEGFQGDWVYPYRPGDYATLTRKYLGSLYWSTLTLTTIGDLPTPETNAEPNFSVDGPRSIPRRGIKSRLLQFGSSYGYIFTIVSYLIGVFIFATIVGQVGNVITNRNANRLEFERLLDGAKTYMRHHKVPGGMKRRVLRWYDYSWSRGRIQGGGDINTALGLLPDKLKTELALHVNLSVLKKVTIFQECQPEFLHDLVLKMKAYIFTPGDSICRKGEVAREMFIIADGILEVLSETGKVLTTMKAGDFFGEIGILNLDGLNKRTADVRSVGYSELFSLSREDVLAAMKDYPDAQEILQTLGRKRLMEVRCVNKKYAKAQSEKEAAAYAAAHPHHHQSHHQGQVHQSDSSENSASKKIVDKLKHDVKGFRNVLKKSRTSRKSDESLEMQPLHNTSPRGSKILLKRMSRVRSDEKDADSAEAKDELHDKTPSPIGAGLPLLQRLRLLKEKQDREERAVKSTPPQKSPPHSHVTCTLSPQESIQEEPEREFSEGFPLIQRLQQLKIKNEPQANAAEPGVVMVNTPPNISSKIDSHFGAGQAGGSHPGSNGGAISGISAPGQSLTVAQIKPIMKVSFKQKIQQLQAGGGGASSSPGPSTGAIAKKEPPKSLALVAKHATSEDPVVAAGMDLGLGSGSGSGIATISKRIVKPQSHRVATPLQSDTDTDGTPIKPWSKLKLATLMSSSYTSLTNCSPDDLASPLKNYSLSNIPQQMETHPRPRHRSARSSSRSPRHGHHHHHHHGHHQQGQIQGPSSASTNGSTASQGNQVTASARRDYLRLQKPEQHLPDGELTELGGNGRRKLYQSVFDLSPEYCGLPFVKRLKILNERQKLAELERALQTRSFSLDCSKSGPDSKVPITESLYRCYSDTSGIYSQFLSTYESTTSSTSISTNTSASASASASASASASASASDSNSRQLQYVPLPLSPESNETMERRKLKSILKKLQMGGGQQEEAGAGMVTGAGSKVKSSASQKGQGLPAEPTLEGPPASAKEEESPFGGAAALGSVNNGCGNGNGNGSGNGNGTVNDSSANSSSHPSKNNNGNSAYTCPPAPAVAFPFPVPIAPAHSGSVPLPLEPGAPSNVWSPTLTLVTPTNSPQESFAYPAQLHGELGGRGIVGGVGSASASLLPAGAGAGATASASASTSTSTSASYVVECSASSNQILHAQSTTDLNLNLQLRQNTTSAMGGTGQGQRIEGFPEAQDYFNQILNGINHVIKTHMNEMHSKFETQFSSMAGEVRRRDAIIAQLQLKLRSIEGKSTAPAVSSSSSSSAMVLPISRRQKKMPQLSVDDDEPPEEEDNSSSGSSAELLFMRGDSLDTVFTSSPPIQGGRRSISPGPSRHHAASANALNCPSSYYGGPGSLSSRHAQSHPSFYSGQGNGRSSGRSSGYREWSDAPETGHLGSRSGSGTSGAVMVADVTGNLARLSDSVILDIGESSSSSSSSSKINMADVDDEEEDPRGRDARNVEDMDDGGGGVASHNDWEVQMLAAEMERQERKRGHSLSDNLGDLKHCSTFLRRRRKFSDTETEFSETEMEEQLARSASGSMEPSGSVASSSGAGGSTSAGHQSGSQRPRASSLDQFNLRYGIGRGIFKAMSIDRDKDKL from the exons GAAACTGTTGAAGATACGGGTTCAGAAAGTGCCTCTGGTGACGTCGACAAGAGTGTGAAACGACGACGACGCTATCTGCAGAAACGACGATCCGTTGTTAATCCAGATGAAAATTTTTACTTCTATTGGTTAATGATGTTAACTGTATGTGTTCTATATAATCTATGGACCCTAATTGTGAGGCAGAGCTTTCCTGAACTGCAG CAATCTGTGCCCACGTTTTGGCTCATCTGCGATTCGATGACAGATGTTGTATTTATCTTAGATATAATAGTTCAATTACGCACAGGATATCTGGAGCAGGGCCTAATG GTATACGACGACAGGAAGCTGGCCTGTCACTATGTTCACTCGCGCGACTTTATCTTCGATATGATAGCGCTGATACCATTGGATCTGCTGCAGCTCAAGATGGGCACACATCCGCTCTTGCGTTTTACGCGCTTTTTTAAA GTTTATCGATCTGTGAGATTTTATTACATCGTAGAAAGTAGAACAGTTTGGCCAAATTTATGGCGCGTTGTTAACCTAATTCATATCCTGTTAATACTGGCACACTGGTTCggttgtttctattttttacTCTCCGAGGCGGAGGGCTTTCAG GGCGACTGGGTGTATCCGTATCGACCCGGGGACTACGCCACCCTGACGCGAAAGTATCTGGGCAGCCTGTACTGGTCGACCCTGACACTGACGACCATTGGGGATCTGCCCACGCCCGAAACGAATGCAGA ACCGAACTTTTCGGTGGACGGCCCACGATCAATTCCGCGGCGTGGCATTAAATCGCGCCTACTTCAATTTGGCTCTAGTTATGG ATATATTTTTACGATCGTTAGCTATTTGATTGGTGTTTTTATCTTCGCCACCATTGTGGGCCAAGTGGGCAATGTGATAACGAACCGAAATGCGAATCGCCTGGAGTTCGAGCGCCTGCTGGATGGGGCCAAGACCTATATGCGGCACCACAAG GTGCCCGGAGGGATGAAGCGTCGCGTGCTGCGGTGGTACGACTACAGCTGGTCCCGCGGCAGGATACAGGGTGGCGGTGACATCAATACCGCACTGGGGCTCCTGCCCGACAAGCTGAAAACCGAATTGGCCTTACATGTCAACCTGAGCGTGCTGAAGAAGGTGACCATATTCCAAGAGTGCCAGCCCGAGTTCCTTCACGATCTCGTGCTCAAGATGAAGGCCTACATCTTCACGCCGGGCGACTCCATTTGCCGCAAGGGCGAGGTGGCCCGCGAGATGTTCATCATTGCCGATGGCATCCTGGAGGTGCTGAGCGAGACGGGCAAAGTTCTAACCACCATGAAGGCTGGCGATTTTTTTGGCGAAATCGGCATCCTCAATCTGGACGGGCTGAACAA ACGCACAGCGGATGTGCGCTCCGTGGGCTATTCGGAGCTCTTCTCCCTGTCCCGCGAGGATGTCCTGGCAGCCATGAAAGACTATCCCGATGCCCAGGAGATCCTGCAGACCCTCGGCCGCAAGCGGCTGATGGAGGTGCGCTGCGTGAACAAGAAGTACGCCAAGGCGCAGAGCGAAAAGGAGGCGGCCGCCTATGCGGCAGCACATCCGCATCACCACCAGAGCCACCACCAGGGTCAGGTGCACCAGAGCGACAGCAGCGAGAACAGTGCCTCCAAGAAGATCGTGGACAAGCTGAAGCACGACGTCAAGGGATTCCGCAACGTGCTGAAAAAGTCCAG GACCTCGCGCAAAAGCGATGAATCCCTGGAGATGCAGCCGCTGCACAACACCTCGCCGCGCGGCAGCAAGATCCTGCTGAAGCGCATGTCGCGCGTTCGATCGGACGAAAAGGATGCGGATAGTGCCGAGGCCAAGGACGAGTTGCACGACAAAACGCCCAGCCCGATTGGGGCGGGACTGCCCCTGCTGCAGCGCCTCCGGCTCCTCAAGGAGAAGCAG GATCGCGAAGAGCGAGCTGTTAAGTCCACACCACCACAGAAATCTCCACCTCACTCACATGTAACGTGTACGTTATCGCCGCAGGAATCGATCCAGGAGGAGCCCGAACGCGAATTCAGCGAAGGCTTTCCCCTGATCCAGCGACTCCAGCAGTTGAAAATTAAGAACGAGCCGCAGGCAAACGCCGCCGAACCCGGCGTCGTCATG GTCAACACGCCGCccaacatcagcagcaaaaTAGATTCGCATTTTGGTGCCGGCCAGGCGGGTGGATCGCATCCGGGCTCGAATGGTGGAGCCATCTCGGGCATCTCGGCACCGGGACAATCGCTGACGGTGGCCCAGATCAAGCCCATCATGAAGGTGTCCTTCAAGCAGAAGatccagcagctgcaggccggcggcggtggagccAGCAGTTCTCCGGGTCCAAGCACGGGAGCCATTGCCAAAAAGGAGCCACCCAAATCACTGGCTCTGGTGGCCAAGCATGCCACATCCGAGGATCCCGTCGTCGCGGCTGGAATGGATTTGGGATTGGGgtctggttctggttctggcaTTGCCACCATATCGAAGAGGATAGTGAAACCGCAAAGTCATCGGGTGGCCACGCCGCTGCAATCCGACACGGACACCGATGGCACGCCCATCAAGCCCTGGTCCAAGCTGAAACTGGCCACCCTAATGTCCTCGAGCTACACGAGCTTAACCAACTGTTCGCCGGATGATCTGGCCTCACCGCTGAAGAACTACTCGCTGAGCAACATACCCCAGCAGATGGAGACGCATCCGCGACCACGTCACCGTAGCGCCAGAAGCAGTTCGAGATCGCCGCGTCATGGacaccatcatcaccatcatcatggCCACCACCAGCAGGGTCAGATTCAAGGGCCAAGCTCTGCGAGCACCAACGGTTCCACGGCCAGTCAGGGGAACCAGGTGACGGCCAGCGCGAGGAGGGATTACCTGCGTCTCCAGAAGCCGGAGCAGCACTTGCCCGACGGCGAACTGACCGAACTGGGAGGCAATGGACGGCGGAAGCTCTACCAGAGCGTGTTCGATCTGTCGCCGGAATACTGCGGACTGCCGTTCGTCAAGCGATTGAAGATCCTGAATGAGCGCCAGAAGCTGGCGGAACTGGAACGGGCGCTGCAAACCCGTAGCTTTAGCCTGGACTGCTCCAAATCCGGGCCGGATAGCAAGGTGCCCATTACGGAGTCATTGTATCGTTGCTATAGCGACACCTCCGGCATCTATTCGCAGTTCCTCAGCACGTACGAGTCCACCACCAGTTCCACCTCGATATCCACTAATACTTCCGCCTctgcatcggcatcggcatccgCCTCCGcttccgcatccgcatccgcatcggATAGCAACTCCAGGCAGTTGCAGTACGTGCCCCTGCCACTCAGTCCCGAATCGAATGAGACCATGGAGCGGCGCAAGCTGAAGAGCATACTCAAGAAACTCCAGATGGGCGGTGGTCAGCAGGAGGAGGCGGGGGCGGGAATGGTAACGGGAGCGGGGTCAAAGGTCAAGTCCAGTGCCAGCCAAAAGGGGCAGGGCCTGCCGGCGGAGCCGACCTTGGAAGG CCCGCCCGCCAGTGCCAAGGAGGAGGAATCTCCCTTCGGCGGTGCTGCGGCGCTCGGTTCGGTGAATAATGGTTGCGGTAACGGTAACGGTAACGGTAGTGGTAACGGTAACGGTACGGTTAACGATAGCAGTGCTAATTCGAGTTCGCATCcgagcaaaaacaacaacggcaacagtGCGTATACGTGTCCTCCAGCACCGGCGGTggcatttccgtttccggtaCCCATTGCACCAGCTCATTCCGGCTCAGTTCCACTTCCATTGGAGCCCGGAGCTCCGTCGAATGTCTGGTCGCCGACGTTGACGTTGGTAACGCCCACGAATTCGCCGCAGGAGAGCTTCGCGTATCCCGCCCAACTGCATGGGGAGTTGGGCGGACGCGGAATCGTTGGTGGCGTTGGCAGCGCCTCAGCGTCGCTGTTGCcagcgggagcgggagcgggcGCAactgcatccgcatccgcatccacatccacatccacgtccgCCTCCTATGTCGTCGAGTGTTCAGCGTCGTCGAATCAGATTCTCCATGCCCAGTCCACCACtgatttgaatttgaatttgcaGCTCAGGCAGAACACGACCAGTGCGATGGGTGGAACGGGTCAAGGGCAGCGGATCGAAG GCTTCCCGGAGGCACAGGACTACTTCAATCAGATCCTGAACGGCATCAACCATGTGATCAAGACGCACATGAACGAGATGCACTCCAAGTTCGAGACGCAATTCTCCAGCATGGCTGGTGAGGTGCGGCGCCGCGACGCCATCATTGCCCAGCTGCAGCTCAAGCTGCGCTCCATAGAGGGCAAGTCCACGGCGCCAGCGGtatcctcatcctcatcctcatccgccATGGTACTGCCCATCAGCCGGCGCCAGAAGAAGATGCCCCAGCTGTCGGTGGACGACGATGAGCcgccggaggaggaggacaaCAGCAGTTCGGGATCTTCAGCGGAACTTTTGTTTATG CGAGGAGACTCCCTGGACACGGTGTTCACCTCATCGCCGCCCATTCAAGGCGGCAGGCGCAGCATATCGCCGGGTCCAAGTCGTCATCATGCGGCCTCGGCGAACGCACTCAACTGTCCGAGCAGCTACTATGGAGGACCCGGCTCCCTGAGCTCCCGCCACGCCCAGAGCCACCCCAGCTTCTATTCCGGCCAGGGCAATGGACGCAGCAGCGGGCGCAGCAGTGGCTATCGCGAGTGGAGCGACGCACCGGAGACTGGACACCTGGGCAGCAGGAGCGGGAGCGGAACGAGCGGTGCCGTCATGGTGGCGGATGTCACGGGCAATCTGGCCCGCCTGTCGGACAGCGTGATCCTCGACATTGGCGAGAGCTCCAGTTCAAGCTCCTCGTCCAGCAAGATAAACATGGCCGATgtggacgacgaggaggaggatccGCGGGGACGAGATGCCCGAAACGTGGAGGACATGGATGACGGCGGAGGTGGCGTGGCGAGCCACAACGACTGGGAGGTGCAGATGCTGGCCGCCGAGATGGAGCGGCAGGAACGGAAGCGTGGTCACTCCCTATCCGACAATCTGGGCGACCTGAAGCACTGCAGCACGTTTCTGCGGCGACGCCGGAAGTTCAGCGACACGGAAACGGAATTTAGTGAAACGGAAATGGAGGAGCAGTTGGCCAGATCGGCCAGCGGCTCAATGGAGCCCAGCGGATCGGTAGCATCTAGCTCTGGAGCCGGTGGCTCCACATCTGCGGGTCACCAAAGCGGCAGCCAGCGACCGCGGGCCTCCAGTCTGGATCAGTTCAATCTGCGCTACGGCATCGGACGCGGAATCTTTAAAGCAATGAGCATCGACCGTGATAAAGACAAGCTTTGA